The region ATACGTAAAACTGCCGCCATCCGAACGAAACGTCAGACCGAGTTTAGTGTATGAATAACCGGTTAAAGAGGCGATTATGCCACCAATGATGAAGGCGATAGGGGCTGCGTGACCGGCCAATGCCACAGAGAGGCCAAGGACGGAAAATATACCGCCCCCCACCATGCCCCCCACGCCCATGGCTATGAGCTCCTTGAGACCGAGTTTTTCTGTTTTTGCGGTTTTATTCATCAAGGGCTATTAAATGTGCAACCTTGGTATGTCGGAATCTCATGTCCCGGGGCTTTCACCATCAAAACAGCTACTGCAATACATAACCGGGAATCCTTTGCTTCAATCTTTACCCCCAAGCAGGAGATATGAATATTATATCTCCGGAGAGGCAACAATACAACACTTTAATTATCTCCCGGGATCTTCGGTAGAAAACCTGGCGACTGTTGGAAAAGGACAGGGAGGGAGACAGACAGGATGTCTGTCAAAAACGAGAGAAATTTCTGTATCCCTGTCCCTGTCCCTGTCCCTGTCCTCACCCATATAGCTGTCCTGGTATCAGTGTGTTCCTCCAGCCTCAAACAGGTTCATGGTCTCCAGTGTGAGGGCTTTAGCCCGCTCATAGAGACCTTTCAGGTCCTTGCCGACTGCCTTTGCACCCTTATCCGCCTCCTTCTCAATGGCCTCAACATCTTTCAGAAGTTTGCTTACTTTTACTTTGGTTTTTGCATCTGCATTTTTGGTTGCTTTCCCTAAAGATGCCTTTGCCTCTTGCAGATCTTTTTTGGTGGCAGACAGGTCTCCGGCCAGATAGTCCCTGCTGGCTTTCCATAGACTCTTCTTTGCCTTTGTTAACGGGGTGTTAATGTCAATAGCCACGAACTGCACCCCATCCTCAGCTGCCTTTAATTCCTCGTCTGCCTTTTTGGGCTCATTTTTGGCCAGAAAGCCCTGGGCATCTATAATATGCGTTTCAGTATAAGAGACCGGCAGGTCAACCTCGCTATAGATTAAGGACTCATCAGCCAGTTCAAGCTCCTCTTTAGCACCTTTTTTGTTTCCCCTCTTCAGATGCGCCCTGACCCTGTTTATATGTTCCCTGGCCTTACTCACCGGAACAATATCTGCGATTTCATCCAGAGAGGCATAGATCGGGACCAGGTCCGGGACAACGGCCTCCGTATCTTCATAGGAGAGATGCTTTTTTGCCACCCAGATGTGGTCTTTTACCTTAGCTGTCGGTAGTGTTGCCCTTATGATATCAATCAGGGTCAGGGCCTGTTTCAGCTCTGCCCTGGCATGACTCAGGTCCTTTTCGTGGATATCCGCCCTGGCCTGGGCAATATGCCGCAAGACCTTGACCGCTGAGGATGAGATGATCGATTCCTCACCGGCGGTAAGGGTTCTGGTCGGACTGACCGTGACCTTTTCATGGATAACCTGTGCGAATACAGTGCCTGAGGTTATCGGACCTAACATTAAGATGCCTGCTGCCAGAAATACCAGGATTCTCTTTTGCATGTTGAATTCCTCCTTTTATGTTCTCCGGCTTCAACCGGGTCTTCTAAATATCAGCTTTTTTCCTATCTGTCATTCCGGCAGTAGTCAGCCATGGTGAACCGCTGTCTCTATTGCGCCTGTTGCCTCTAAAATTTTGCGGGCATGTTCGACCTCTTCATTTGTACCGTGAGCTATCAGCAGGAACTTGTTGGCTTTGAGAGAT is a window of Nitrospirota bacterium DNA encoding:
- a CDS encoding YfdX family protein, which encodes MQKRILVFLAAGILMLGPITSGTVFAQVIHEKVTVSPTRTLTAGEESIISSSAVKVLRHIAQARADIHEKDLSHARAELKQALTLIDIIRATLPTAKVKDHIWVAKKHLSYEDTEAVVPDLVPIYASLDEIADIVPVSKAREHINRVRAHLKRGNKKGAKEELELADESLIYSEVDLPVSYTETHIIDAQGFLAKNEPKKADEELKAAEDGVQFVAIDINTPLTKAKKSLWKASRDYLAGDLSATKKDLQEAKASLGKATKNADAKTKVKVSKLLKDVEAIEKEADKGAKAVGKDLKGLYERAKALTLETMNLFEAGGTH